The following are encoded in a window of Lactobacillus panisapium genomic DNA:
- a CDS encoding histidine phosphatase family protein: MLNVYIVRHGQTDTNKTLAINGSGTNLPLNETGIKQAEALRDSFDINKIDYVYASPLTRAKQTAEILNQNKHNIIYDDRLKEMNYGNWDGKSAADIRSKYPQAFDDLGYFTENYTNYCTGESYEHLAARLTDFWHDLVQRHVNESVALVFHGTASRSMVQNILGSKKISKIGEMQNAGVTNISVDDHSKEAFLRYYNRVAPCNFFIE; the protein is encoded by the coding sequence ATGCTAAACGTGTATATTGTGCGTCATGGTCAAACTGATACTAATAAAACCTTAGCCATTAATGGTTCAGGAACCAACCTGCCCTTAAACGAAACAGGAATTAAGCAGGCTGAAGCTTTACGTGATAGTTTTGACATTAATAAAATTGATTATGTCTACGCCAGCCCCTTAACTAGGGCTAAGCAAACGGCTGAGATATTGAATCAAAATAAGCACAACATTATTTATGATGACCGGCTTAAGGAAATGAATTATGGTAATTGGGACGGAAAATCTGCTGCAGATATTCGCTCGAAATACCCACAGGCCTTTGATGATTTAGGGTATTTTACTGAAAATTATACTAATTATTGTACCGGTGAAAGTTACGAGCATTTAGCTGCACGTTTAACCGACTTTTGGCATGACCTTGTTCAGCGGCATGTGAATGAATCAGTTGCATTGGTATTCCATGGTACTGCTTCGCGGTCGATGGTACAGAACATTTTGGGAAGCAAGAAAATTTCTAAAATTGGTGAAATGCAAAATGCTGGTGTCACCAATATTTCAGTTGACGATCACAGTAAAGAAGCCTTTTTGCGTTACTACAATCGGGTTGCACCGTGCAATTTCTTTATTGAATAA
- the lysS gene encoding lysine--tRNA ligase, giving the protein MAKSEMNDQLIVRRQKMEELRENGIEPFGMRKFDRQDLARTLNEKYAQDDKDELNSELPKTKVAGRMLAKRGKGKVGFADLYDRTGKIQIYVRKDIVGEENYQIFKKSDIGDFLGIDGEVMKTDTGELTIRALHVTFLSKALRPLPDKYHGLKDVEQIYRQRYLDLITNHESYERFVNRTKIIQAIRDFLNGKDFLEVETPVLHNIPGGAEARPFITHHNALDIDLYMRIALELPLKRLIVGDMERVYEIGRVFRNEGLDTHHNPEFTELETYAAYWDFHDVMDEAEGIIRAAANVVTDDGKVTYQGTEIDLGKPFRRVHMVDLIKEKTGVDFWKEMSVEEATKIAEDHDIKVESFWKVGHIINAFFEKYCEETIVDPTFVYGHPVEISPLAKKNADDPRFTDRFEIYIMGEEYGNAFSELNDPDDQRERFEAQMAEREAGNDEADMIDEDYLRAMEYGMPPTGGLGIGIDRLVMLLTDAPAIRDVLLFPTMRPERIEDIEREVEEDMKKKKDN; this is encoded by the coding sequence TTGGCTAAAAGTGAAATGAACGACCAATTAATCGTTCGCCGCCAAAAAATGGAAGAATTACGCGAAAATGGGATTGAGCCATTTGGCATGAGAAAATTTGACCGGCAAGATTTGGCTCGAACTTTAAATGAAAAATACGCACAAGATGATAAGGATGAGTTAAATAGCGAGCTCCCTAAGACCAAAGTTGCTGGCAGAATGTTGGCAAAAAGAGGTAAGGGTAAAGTTGGTTTTGCTGATCTTTATGACAGAACTGGTAAGATTCAGATTTACGTTCGTAAAGACATCGTCGGTGAAGAGAACTACCAGATTTTCAAAAAATCTGATATTGGTGACTTCTTAGGTATCGATGGCGAAGTGATGAAGACCGATACTGGTGAATTAACGATTCGGGCTTTGCACGTAACTTTCTTATCTAAAGCTTTACGGCCTTTGCCAGATAAATACCATGGTTTGAAGGACGTTGAACAAATCTACCGTCAACGTTATTTGGACTTAATTACTAATCACGAAAGTTATGAACGTTTTGTTAACCGGACTAAGATTATTCAAGCAATCCGTGATTTCTTGAATGGTAAGGACTTCTTGGAAGTTGAAACGCCAGTTTTACACAATATTCCTGGTGGTGCTGAAGCTCGGCCATTTATTACTCACCACAATGCTCTTGATATTGACTTATACATGAGAATAGCACTTGAATTACCTCTTAAGCGCTTGATTGTCGGTGATATGGAACGGGTCTACGAAATTGGTCGTGTGTTCAGAAATGAAGGTTTAGATACTCACCATAATCCAGAATTTACCGAACTGGAAACCTATGCCGCATACTGGGACTTCCACGATGTGATGGATGAAGCAGAAGGCATTATTCGAGCAGCTGCTAACGTTGTTACGGATGATGGTAAGGTAACTTACCAGGGTACCGAAATTGATCTTGGCAAGCCATTCCGTCGTGTTCACATGGTTGATTTGATTAAAGAAAAAACCGGTGTTGATTTCTGGAAAGAAATGAGCGTTGAGGAAGCAACTAAGATTGCTGAAGATCATGATATCAAGGTGGAAAGTTTCTGGAAGGTTGGTCACATTATCAACGCTTTCTTTGAAAAATACTGTGAAGAAACAATTGTTGACCCAACCTTTGTCTATGGTCACCCAGTTGAAATTTCACCACTGGCTAAAAAGAATGCTGATGATCCTCGGTTTACTGATCGTTTTGAAATCTATATCATGGGTGAAGAATACGGTAATGCCTTTTCTGAATTGAATGACCCAGATGATCAACGTGAACGGTTTGAAGCACAAATGGCAGAGCGTGAAGCCGGTAACGATGAAGCTGATATGATTGATGAAGATTACTTGCGGGCAATGGAATACGGAATGCCGCCTACAGGTGGTCTCGGCATCGGTATTGACCGTTTGGTAATGCTTTTAACTGATGCACCAGCAATTAGGGATGTTTTACTCTTCCCAACAATGCGTCCTGAAAGAATTGAAGACATCGAACGCGAAGTTGAAGAAGACATGAAAAAGAAAAAAGATAATTAA
- a CDS encoding ATP-binding cassette domain-containing protein produces MISNYLKKLILKIGVARVMAFIVLLIISYAVYFLQPYLINQLFAQKQTQTNRVIVLLLLAISLMMMPLINCLNNGFIQAVRKYSKQELWADITKKPLSYFARQSVGKVQSYIKDVSFACRELEQTSLAVVIQMAVMLLLYTILLSLQNIWLGLAYLLFFIGYLLVSIMMARKNRQNVASSLSSASKVNEYIVDYYRNVETIMSSDAAKYEQDKMDKILAHEQSSFIKVQAITNKAALLQQLMIVILACVIAGISQFLLGTHDSQSLSIVLILLYSILNLSGFGTQYLAIEELLNRIRAGLAELEYGKVEKVPLTCFDLDGSKQEIIINGISYSYHGQHLVLSNLKLNFKKGEMSALIGPNGAGKSTLLKIISGFYQPDKGQIILPFSDRPTIMYVAQDASLFNRSLMANICYPDHQVDLQKIYGLVQEIGLDSLIKSPTDLIDKTPGDFKNKISGGEEQKILFLRAIITKPQILLLDEFTSNLDEKSIATVYKMLKQYLPKSTIISVIHRTAELRYYKHVVEL; encoded by the coding sequence ATGATATCCAACTACTTAAAAAAATTAATTTTAAAAATCGGTGTTGCTCGGGTCATGGCTTTTATTGTGCTTTTAATTATTAGTTATGCGGTGTATTTTTTACAGCCTTATTTGATTAATCAGTTATTTGCGCAAAAACAAACGCAAACTAACAGGGTAATTGTTCTGTTATTACTAGCAATTTCGCTCATGATGATGCCGCTAATTAATTGCCTCAACAACGGTTTTATCCAGGCTGTGCGCAAATATTCCAAACAGGAACTATGGGCAGATATTACTAAAAAGCCGCTGAGTTATTTTGCTAGACAATCGGTTGGCAAAGTCCAGAGCTATATTAAGGATGTATCCTTTGCTTGTCGCGAATTAGAACAAACTAGTTTGGCTGTTGTAATTCAAATGGCTGTGATGTTGCTGTTATATACGATCCTGCTTAGTCTGCAAAATATTTGGCTGGGGTTGGCCTACTTATTGTTTTTTATCGGTTACCTATTAGTTTCGATAATGATGGCAAGGAAAAATCGGCAAAATGTGGCTTCTTCTTTAAGTAGTGCCTCTAAAGTCAATGAGTATATTGTTGATTATTATCGTAATGTTGAAACAATTATGTCGAGTGACGCAGCTAAATATGAACAGGACAAGATGGACAAAATTCTTGCCCACGAGCAAAGTTCATTTATCAAGGTCCAAGCAATTACAAACAAGGCAGCGCTGCTGCAACAATTAATGATTGTTATCTTAGCTTGTGTGATTGCAGGTATTAGTCAATTTTTATTAGGCACTCATGACTCACAGTCCCTTTCAATTGTGCTGATTTTATTGTATTCCATCTTAAATTTGTCCGGCTTTGGTACACAATATTTGGCAATTGAGGAACTGCTAAACCGGATTCGGGCAGGGCTTGCTGAACTTGAATACGGTAAAGTAGAAAAAGTTCCACTCACTTGCTTCGACCTGGACGGCAGTAAACAAGAAATTATCATTAACGGCATCAGTTATTCATATCACGGACAACACCTGGTTTTAAGTAATTTAAAGCTCAATTTTAAAAAGGGCGAAATGTCCGCGCTGATTGGCCCGAACGGAGCGGGAAAGAGTACCTTGCTAAAAATTATCAGTGGCTTTTATCAGCCGGATAAAGGGCAGATTATTCTTCCGTTTAGTGATAGGCCTACCATAATGTATGTTGCGCAGGATGCCTCCTTGTTTAATCGGTCTCTAATGGCCAATATCTGTTATCCAGACCATCAAGTTGATCTTCAGAAAATTTACGGTTTAGTCCAGGAAATTGGCTTAGATTCACTGATTAAATCCCCGACTGATTTAATTGATAAAACGCCTGGAGATTTTAAGAATAAAATTTCAGGCGGTGAGGAACAAAAAATCCTCTTTTTGCGGGCGATCATCACTAAACCACAAATTTTGTTGTTAGATGAATTTACGAGTAATTTGGATGAAAAATCGATTGCTACCGTCTATAAAATGCTTAAACAATATTTACCTAAGAGTACGATTATTAGTGTCATTCACCGGACAGCTGAACTTCGCTATTATAAACATGTGGTGGAGTTGTAA
- the dusB gene encoding tRNA dihydrouridine synthase DusB has translation MNNSWKIREITIPNRVVVAPMAGVSNSAFRMICKEFGAGLVVCEMISDHGIIYRNKKTMSMMQVDPREHPMSIQIFGGTEETLLEAAQYIDQHTAADIIDINMGCPVPKITKTDAGSKWLLDANKIYQMVHAVVQNVSKPVSVKMRIGWDRKHIFAVENALAAQEAGASMIAMHGRTRKQMYAGEADWETLHEVAQVLDVPFVANGDITTPELAKKALDEIGCTAVMIGRAALGNPWIVKDMVHYLDTGEKLAPQTVRERVATAKHQLKGLVDLKGEKIAVPEFRQQAAYYLKGIPRSARTRAKINEVWTAQEVYDLLDNFVEDYETRQAQKAARSENRKIMEEK, from the coding sequence GTGAATAATAGCTGGAAAATTCGCGAAATAACCATCCCAAACCGGGTTGTTGTAGCGCCGATGGCCGGAGTATCGAATTCGGCTTTTCGGATGATTTGTAAGGAATTCGGTGCCGGCTTGGTTGTATGCGAGATGATTTCTGATCATGGAATCATTTATCGTAATAAAAAGACAATGTCGATGATGCAGGTTGATCCGCGTGAACACCCAATGAGTATTCAAATTTTTGGTGGTACAGAGGAAACCCTGCTTGAAGCGGCACAATATATTGATCAACACACGGCGGCTGATATTATTGATATTAATATGGGGTGTCCGGTGCCAAAAATCACTAAGACCGATGCGGGGTCGAAGTGGCTTTTGGATGCTAACAAAATTTATCAAATGGTGCACGCCGTAGTCCAAAATGTTTCTAAGCCCGTTTCCGTTAAAATGCGGATTGGTTGGGATCGTAAGCATATTTTTGCAGTTGAAAATGCCTTAGCTGCCCAAGAAGCTGGTGCCAGTATGATTGCGATGCACGGCAGAACGCGAAAACAAATGTATGCCGGTGAAGCAGACTGGGAGACGCTTCATGAGGTAGCTCAAGTACTTGATGTGCCATTTGTTGCTAACGGCGACATTACAACACCTGAACTTGCTAAAAAGGCCTTAGATGAAATTGGCTGTACCGCTGTCATGATCGGCCGCGCTGCTTTAGGTAATCCGTGGATTGTCAAAGATATGGTGCATTATTTGGACACTGGTGAAAAGCTCGCACCTCAGACGGTTCGTGAGCGGGTAGCAACTGCTAAACACCAGTTGAAGGGCCTAGTAGATCTTAAGGGTGAAAAAATTGCTGTCCCAGAGTTTAGGCAACAAGCAGCATATTATTTGAAGGGAATTCCCCGTTCAGCCCGTACTCGTGCTAAAATAAATGAAGTTTGGACGGCACAAGAGGTTTATGACTTACTTGACAATTTTGTTGAGGACTACGAAACAAGGCAAGCACAAAAGGCTGCTAGAAGCGAAAATAGAAAGATAATGGAGGAAAAGTAA
- the hslO gene encoding Hsp33 family molecular chaperone HslO gives MSDYLIKAIDKTKNLRLLTINAKNLVQEAQTRHDTWSASSAVLGRTLVAGVLLAGAELTDQEELTVRLLGNGPVGPTIVTAKSDLTVKGYVKNPHIALPPKDDGHIDVKKAVGDGWLEVTKDLGLKEPYTGQVPIVSGEIAEDVAYYLTKSEQIPSAVGLSVFVNPNNSIGAAGGFMLQALPGASDSLIDHTIERINNLPALSSSFLDGMTPEELAKLILGDDCKILAKDDVAFKCDCSKEKYAQILATLKTSQLQEMIAKDHGAELTCNFCGNKYNYTEEELKAILADKK, from the coding sequence ATGAGCGACTATTTAATTAAAGCAATTGATAAAACTAAAAATTTACGTTTGTTAACGATTAATGCCAAAAATTTAGTACAAGAAGCACAAACTAGACACGACACTTGGTCTGCTTCTTCTGCCGTTTTAGGAAGAACTTTAGTTGCTGGTGTATTGCTAGCAGGGGCTGAATTGACCGATCAAGAAGAGTTAACTGTTCGCTTGCTTGGCAATGGTCCTGTTGGACCAACGATTGTTACGGCTAAGTCTGACTTAACGGTTAAAGGCTATGTGAAAAATCCGCATATTGCATTACCGCCGAAAGATGATGGTCATATTGATGTTAAAAAGGCAGTGGGTGATGGCTGGCTCGAAGTGACCAAAGATTTAGGTTTGAAAGAACCATACACAGGGCAAGTACCAATTGTTTCTGGCGAAATTGCCGAAGATGTTGCATACTATTTAACAAAGTCGGAACAAATTCCTTCTGCTGTTGGACTGTCCGTTTTTGTTAATCCCAATAATTCAATTGGCGCTGCTGGTGGTTTTATGTTGCAAGCCTTACCGGGAGCAAGTGATTCTTTAATCGATCATACAATTGAGCGGATTAACAATTTGCCAGCACTGTCTAGTTCATTCTTAGATGGGATGACGCCTGAAGAGTTAGCCAAGTTAATTTTGGGTGATGACTGCAAGATTTTAGCAAAAGACGATGTTGCATTTAAATGTGATTGCTCGAAAGAAAAATATGCCCAAATTTTGGCTACACTCAAAACGAGTCAATTGCAAGAAATGATTGCCAAAGATCATGGTGCAGAATTAACTTGCAATTTCTGTGGTAACAAGTATAACTATACAGAAGAGGAACTAAAGGCAATTTTAGCTGATAAAAAGTAA
- a CDS encoding DUF2785 domain-containing protein, with protein MKHSLEKLVRCPEGELKFTDNQVQLLLGNIGNLDPVIRDDLVYTLFARGFLERAFTHEQEQTIINTFITKKKLFKDIAKPQNDNVFLRSFSALLGSVILETDQETEILTNEQRKQLFAWSIDYLLREKDYRGYVEGKGWAHSIAHGSDFLGAALSHPKFLKQEQSRVMQIIPTIFKTMDAPFVDDEEQCLAFAFYQGVKTDKIALSSFIELINQSDVARYQELQKDDLLSWHKLSTWLRLLQNWYFFFDATKDLQVILKEKITKYYTEMGYE; from the coding sequence ATGAAACATAGCCTAGAAAAATTAGTCAGATGCCCCGAAGGCGAATTAAAATTTACGGATAATCAAGTGCAATTGTTGCTGGGCAACATCGGTAACTTAGATCCAGTTATTCGCGATGATCTTGTCTATACTTTATTTGCCCGCGGCTTTTTAGAACGCGCATTTACTCATGAGCAAGAACAAACTATTATTAATACATTTATAACAAAAAAGAAGCTCTTTAAAGATATTGCTAAACCACAAAATGATAATGTTTTTTTAAGATCATTCAGTGCCTTATTAGGCTCCGTCATACTCGAAACAGATCAGGAAACAGAAATTTTGACGAACGAGCAACGAAAGCAGCTCTTTGCATGGAGCATTGACTACCTCCTGCGCGAAAAAGATTATCGCGGCTATGTTGAAGGCAAAGGCTGGGCCCATAGCATTGCCCACGGTAGTGACTTTCTGGGGGCAGCTTTAAGCCATCCTAAGTTTTTGAAACAGGAGCAAAGCAGGGTTATGCAAATAATCCCGACAATTTTTAAAACGATGGACGCGCCCTTTGTCGATGATGAGGAGCAGTGCCTTGCCTTTGCCTTTTACCAAGGTGTTAAAACTGACAAAATTGCCCTTAGCAGCTTCATTGAACTTATTAATCAAAGCGACGTAGCGCGATATCAGGAATTGCAAAAAGATGATCTGCTGTCATGGCATAAATTAAGTACTTGGTTACGGCTTTTACAAAACTGGTACTTCTTCTTTGATGCTACCAAAGATTTACAGGTCATTTTAAAGGAAAAAATCACGAAATACTATACCGAAATGGGCTATGAGTAA
- a CDS encoding ATP-dependent Clp protease ATP-binding subunit: MKKSYTRSANQVLEIAREQAQSFHHRLIGTEHVLLAMVIESDGEAGKNLRAWGATPTAIREEIERYTGYGSAGKTTYMEMSPRLSMVLAYAGTLAEREGSSKIKTCHILLGLVLNDQILASTILRNLNIDLSGLRNDLFHSLGADYDSIEDNDQPDNGNGWSNFNGPELNSQSNSNSSTPTLDQVSVNLNERAENGEIDPVIGRDREVARVIEILSRRNKNNPVLIGEPGVGKTAVAEAIATAIVNKKVPHDLMDKQVVSLDLGGLVAGTKYRGEFEDRMKKIIKEITEDGTIILFVDEMHTLIGAGGAEGSIDAANILKPSLARGDIQMIGATTFDEYQKYVEKDQALARRFQIVRLNEPSRTETKAILSGLKPKYEKFHHVKITDSAIENAIDLSSRYISNRYLPDKAIDLIDEASAAVKIKSGKGSNNQLIQINEQIKKVIEQKNEAAVNQNFVKAAQLQDRQNSLQLRQDQLSNRLDQATSKKSMVQPEDVAKVVSNWTGVPVTQMNRDETKHLANLESDLHKRIIGQDKAVSAVSRAVRRSRSGIKDENRPIGSFLFLGPTGVGKTELAKAIAASIFGSENNLIRIDMSEYMDQIANSKLIGSAPGYVGYDEGGQLSEQVRRHPYSVVLLDEVEKAHPDVFNLLLQVLDDGFLTDSKGRKVDFKNTIVIMTSNLGSRSLFETKEVGFTADNSSQIEMRKDRVRQALKQFFRPEFLNRIDETIIFDELDQKQLRQIVTLLTRKLINRLNKQGVQLKISRAALDKIAKDGYNPEMGARPLRRAIQKDIEDEIASMLIKGDLKEGDLLKIGCNHNKLKFDIVKANDKSLVGSK, from the coding sequence ATGAAAAAATCTTATACTAGAAGTGCAAATCAAGTCTTAGAAATTGCACGTGAACAAGCACAAAGTTTTCATCATCGCTTGATTGGTACTGAACACGTACTGCTTGCGATGGTAATTGAATCTGATGGCGAAGCAGGCAAGAACTTGCGCGCTTGGGGTGCAACGCCAACAGCTATCCGTGAAGAAATTGAGCGTTATACTGGTTATGGTTCAGCTGGCAAAACCACTTACATGGAAATGTCACCGCGTTTAAGTATGGTATTGGCTTATGCCGGTACATTGGCTGAGCGAGAAGGCTCTTCGAAGATTAAGACCTGCCATATTTTGCTCGGACTAGTTCTTAATGATCAAATTTTAGCGTCGACTATTCTGCGTAATTTAAATATCGATTTGAGTGGCTTGCGCAATGATCTTTTCCATAGCTTAGGTGCAGACTACGATAGTATTGAGGATAATGATCAGCCCGATAATGGTAATGGTTGGTCTAACTTTAATGGTCCCGAACTGAATAGTCAATCTAATTCCAACAGTAGTACGCCTACCCTAGATCAAGTTTCAGTTAACCTGAATGAGCGAGCTGAAAACGGGGAAATTGACCCGGTAATCGGTCGTGACCGTGAAGTTGCTCGGGTAATTGAAATTTTATCTCGTCGTAATAAAAATAATCCTGTGTTAATTGGCGAACCTGGTGTGGGAAAGACAGCTGTGGCTGAAGCGATTGCTACAGCAATTGTGAACAAAAAAGTGCCACACGACTTGATGGATAAGCAGGTTGTTTCTCTTGATTTGGGTGGTCTTGTTGCCGGTACAAAATACCGGGGCGAATTCGAAGACCGAATGAAGAAAATCATTAAAGAAATCACTGAAGATGGTACGATTATTCTTTTTGTCGATGAAATGCACACATTAATTGGTGCAGGTGGTGCAGAGGGCTCAATTGATGCAGCCAATATCTTAAAACCATCATTGGCACGTGGTGATATTCAAATGATTGGTGCAACAACCTTTGATGAGTATCAAAAATACGTTGAAAAAGATCAGGCTTTAGCTAGACGATTCCAGATCGTACGGTTGAATGAACCTTCAAGAACTGAAACTAAGGCAATTTTGTCAGGATTAAAGCCGAAATATGAAAAGTTCCACCACGTCAAGATTACCGATTCCGCAATTGAAAATGCAATTGATTTATCAAGTCGTTACATTTCCAACCGTTATTTACCCGATAAGGCAATCGACTTAATTGATGAGGCTAGTGCCGCAGTTAAAATTAAGTCAGGTAAGGGTTCAAACAATCAATTAATCCAGATTAATGAACAAATTAAAAAGGTCATTGAGCAGAAAAATGAAGCTGCCGTTAACCAAAACTTCGTTAAGGCGGCTCAATTGCAAGATCGGCAAAATAGTTTACAATTGCGCCAAGATCAGCTCTCTAATCGTCTAGATCAAGCTACTAGTAAAAAATCGATGGTTCAGCCAGAAGATGTTGCTAAAGTAGTTTCTAATTGGACGGGAGTACCTGTCACGCAGATGAACCGTGATGAAACTAAGCATTTAGCTAATCTGGAAAGCGATTTGCATAAGCGGATTATTGGCCAAGATAAAGCAGTATCGGCTGTTAGCCGTGCAGTCCGTCGTAGTCGCAGCGGCATTAAGGATGAAAATCGACCAATTGGTTCCTTCCTATTCTTAGGACCAACGGGAGTTGGTAAAACGGAACTAGCTAAGGCAATTGCTGCTTCTATTTTTGGCTCAGAGAACAACTTGATCAGAATTGATATGTCCGAATACATGGATCAAATTGCTAACAGCAAGCTGATTGGTTCTGCACCGGGTTATGTTGGCTATGATGAGGGTGGCCAATTATCTGAACAGGTCAGACGTCATCCTTATTCCGTTGTTTTATTGGATGAAGTTGAAAAAGCGCACCCAGATGTTTTCAATTTGCTATTGCAAGTTCTTGATGATGGTTTCTTGACTGATTCTAAGGGACGCAAGGTTGATTTTAAGAACACAATTGTGATTATGACCTCTAACCTTGGCTCACGGTCTCTGTTTGAAACTAAGGAAGTTGGCTTTACGGCTGATAATTCAAGTCAAATTGAAATGCGAAAAGATCGCGTACGGCAGGCTCTAAAACAGTTCTTCCGTCCAGAATTTTTGAACCGAATTGATGAAACAATTATTTTTGACGAACTTGATCAAAAGCAGCTTCGTCAAATTGTTACCTTGTTGACCCGCAAGTTAATTAACCGGTTAAATAAACAAGGAGTTCAATTAAAAATTTCCCGTGCCGCTTTAGATAAGATTGCTAAAGACGGTTACAATCCTGAGATGGGGGCACGGCCACTTCGCAGAGCTATTCAAAAGGATATTGAAGACGAAATAGCTTCAATGCTAATCAAGGGCGACCTTAAAGAAGGCGACTTGCTCAAAATTGGTTGTAATCATAATAAATTAAAGTTTGACATTGTTAAGGCAAATGACAAAAGTCTTGTTGGCTCTAAGTAA